From a single Eretmochelys imbricata isolate rEreImb1 chromosome 13, rEreImb1.hap1, whole genome shotgun sequence genomic region:
- the DUSP15 gene encoding dual specificity protein phosphatase 15 yields the protein MGNGMNKVLPGLYLGNFIDAKDLEQLSRNKITHIISIHESPQPLLQEMTYLRIPLPDTPEANIKKHFKECINFIHYCRLHGGNCLVHCLAGISRSTTIVVAYVMAVTELSWQEVLQAVRAVRPIANPNPGFRQQLEVFGHGPARKIHRHLEQRYGANTFNDEEEIRLLLPADREGTSRTDGPLQGLVPRSKDIKNTVPFLLRVKQTFSCIPTCLK from the exons ATGGGAAATGGCATGAACAAG GTTCTCCCTGGACTTTACCTTGGGAACTTCATAG ATGCCAAAGATTTGGAGCAACTGAGCAGGAATAAGATCACCCACATTATTTCAATCCATGAATCTCCCCAGCCACTACTGCAG GAAATGACTTATCTTCGCATTCCTCTGCCAGATACACCCGAGGCCAACAT CAAGAAGCACTTTAAAGAATGTATCAATTTTATCCACTACTGTCGCCTGCATGGAGGGAACTGCCTTGTTCACTG CCTTGCGGGGATCTCCCGGAGCACCACCATTGTTGTTGCCTATGTCATGGCAGTGACAGAGCTAAGCTGGCAAGAGGTATTGCAGGCGGTAAGAGCAGTGCGACCGATTGCCAATCCCAACCCTGGCTTCAGGCAGCAGCTGGAGGTGTTCGGCCACGGCCCTGCACGAAAG ATTCACAGACACCTGGAGCAGAGATATGGAGCCAACACTTTCAATGATGAGGAGGAGATAAGGCTCCTGCTTCCAGCAGACAGAGAAGGCACATCCAGGACAGATGGACCCCTGCAGGGACTGGTGCCAAGGAGCAAAGACATCAAGAACACAGTCCCCTTTCTGCTGCGGGTGAAGCAGACATTCTCCTGCATCCCCACCTGTTTGAAGTGA
- the LOC144273655 gene encoding interferon regulatory factor 4-like isoform X1, translating into MAETGSHMRLKEWLIAQIDSGRYPGLRWENREKTIFRIPWKHAAKQDYRQQQDAALFKAWAVYKGKYQEGTKADPSTWKTRLRCALNKSTDFQEVPERSQLDISEPYKVYQILSDGARDPEKEGSLESPPPEEQQASQPPAPGDLEMGVNCGPDKTSMSSGLEEDGKKDLMETCQTSPVPLVSHLPSHPADWGYQVKGIFCGWSPTHARFLQSPQLGDPNSNHVPTADINNSDCWLHVRLYYRDVLVKEFTTRTAEGCRITYRLVPADNERLYGPSSMEQIQFPSPRPLTGDSRMAGVTGVLERLLPHLDRGVLLWVAPEGVFMKRQCQGRVYWNGPMAPHSNRPNKLEREKTYKLLDTQQFLQQLRSYLSRGEPMPQYQIRLCFGEEYPPTPSQNFQKLIMAHVEPVFARELFLHAQRMGPLSQRDSSQLHATDASSHITQILKQLCQP; encoded by the exons ATGGCGGAGACagggagccacatgcggctcaaGGAATGGCTTATCGCCCAGATCGACAGCGGCAGGTACCCGGGGCTGCGCTGGGAGAACCGCGAGAAAACCATCTTCCGCATCCCCTGGAAACACGCCGCCAAGCAGGACTATCGCCAGCAGCAGGACGCGGCGCTCTTCAAG GCCTGGGCTGTCTACAAGGGGAAGTACCAGGAAGGAACAAAGGCAGACCCCTCCACCTGGAAAACCCGCCTCCGGTGCGCCCTGAACAAAAGCACCGATTTTCAGGAGGTCCCCGAAAGAAGCCAGCTGGACATCTCAGAGCCGTACAAAGTGTACCAGATCCTATCGGATGGAGCCAGAGACCCCG AGAAGGAaggcagcctggagtcccctcccccaGAAGAACAGCAGGCaagccagcccccagcccccggggacCTGGAGATGGGAGTTAACTGCGGGCCAGACAAG ACTAGCATGTCCTCGGGTTTGGAAGAGGATGGGAAGAAGGATCTGATGGAGACCTGCCAGACTTCTCCAGTCCCGCTGGTCTCCCACTTACCAAGCCATCCGGCAGACTGGG GGTATCAGGTGAAAGGGATTTTCTGTGGCTGGAGCCCAACACATGCTCGCTTTCTGCAGAGCCCACAGCTGGGTGATCCCAACTCCAATCACGTCCCCACTGCAGACATCAACAACTCAG attGCTGGCTGCATGTCCGCCTCTACTACCGCGACGTGCTGGTGAAGGAGTTCACCACCCGCACTGCTGAGGGCTGCCGCATCACCTACCGCCTGGTGCCGGCTGACAACGAGCGGCTCTACGGCCCATCCTCCATGGAGCAGATCCAGTTCCCCTCTCCCCGCCCGCTGACCGGCGACAGCAGGATGGCGGGCGTGACGGGCGTCTTGGAACGGCTTCTCCCCCACCTGGACCGGGGCGTCCTCTTGTGGGTGGCCCCCGAAGGCGTCTTCATGAAGCGGCAGTGCCAGGGCAGGGTATACTGGAACGGGCCCATGGCGCCTCACAGCAACCGACCCAACAAGCTGGAGCGGGAGAAAACCTACAAGCTCCTGGACACCCAGCAGTTCCTGCAGC AACTACGGAGCTACCTGAGTCGTGGGGAGCCCATGCCCCAGTATCAGATCCGCCTGTGCTTCGGAGAGGagtatccccccaccccaagccagaACTTTCAGAAGCTCATCATGGCCCAT GTTGAGCCCGTGTTTGCACGGGAGCTCTTCCTTCATGCCCAGCGCATGGGGCCACTGTCACAGCGCGACTCCTCACAGCTGCATGCCACTGATGCTTCCAGCCACATCACCCAGATCCTGAAACAGCTgtgccagccctga
- the LOC144273655 gene encoding interferon regulatory factor 4-like isoform X2 translates to MAETGSHMRLKEWLIAQIDSGRYPGLRWENREKTIFRIPWKHAAKQDYRQQQDAALFKAWAVYKGKYQEGTKADPSTWKTRLRCALNKSTDFQEVPERSQLDISEPYKVYQILSDGARDPEKEGSLESPPPEEQQASQPPAPGDLEMGVNCGPDKTSMSSGLEEDGKKDLMETCQTSPVPLVSHLPSHPADWDCWLHVRLYYRDVLVKEFTTRTAEGCRITYRLVPADNERLYGPSSMEQIQFPSPRPLTGDSRMAGVTGVLERLLPHLDRGVLLWVAPEGVFMKRQCQGRVYWNGPMAPHSNRPNKLEREKTYKLLDTQQFLQQLRSYLSRGEPMPQYQIRLCFGEEYPPTPSQNFQKLIMAHVEPVFARELFLHAQRMGPLSQRDSSQLHATDASSHITQILKQLCQP, encoded by the exons ATGGCGGAGACagggagccacatgcggctcaaGGAATGGCTTATCGCCCAGATCGACAGCGGCAGGTACCCGGGGCTGCGCTGGGAGAACCGCGAGAAAACCATCTTCCGCATCCCCTGGAAACACGCCGCCAAGCAGGACTATCGCCAGCAGCAGGACGCGGCGCTCTTCAAG GCCTGGGCTGTCTACAAGGGGAAGTACCAGGAAGGAACAAAGGCAGACCCCTCCACCTGGAAAACCCGCCTCCGGTGCGCCCTGAACAAAAGCACCGATTTTCAGGAGGTCCCCGAAAGAAGCCAGCTGGACATCTCAGAGCCGTACAAAGTGTACCAGATCCTATCGGATGGAGCCAGAGACCCCG AGAAGGAaggcagcctggagtcccctcccccaGAAGAACAGCAGGCaagccagcccccagcccccggggacCTGGAGATGGGAGTTAACTGCGGGCCAGACAAG ACTAGCATGTCCTCGGGTTTGGAAGAGGATGGGAAGAAGGATCTGATGGAGACCTGCCAGACTTCTCCAGTCCCGCTGGTCTCCCACTTACCAAGCCATCCGGCAGACTGGG attGCTGGCTGCATGTCCGCCTCTACTACCGCGACGTGCTGGTGAAGGAGTTCACCACCCGCACTGCTGAGGGCTGCCGCATCACCTACCGCCTGGTGCCGGCTGACAACGAGCGGCTCTACGGCCCATCCTCCATGGAGCAGATCCAGTTCCCCTCTCCCCGCCCGCTGACCGGCGACAGCAGGATGGCGGGCGTGACGGGCGTCTTGGAACGGCTTCTCCCCCACCTGGACCGGGGCGTCCTCTTGTGGGTGGCCCCCGAAGGCGTCTTCATGAAGCGGCAGTGCCAGGGCAGGGTATACTGGAACGGGCCCATGGCGCCTCACAGCAACCGACCCAACAAGCTGGAGCGGGAGAAAACCTACAAGCTCCTGGACACCCAGCAGTTCCTGCAGC AACTACGGAGCTACCTGAGTCGTGGGGAGCCCATGCCCCAGTATCAGATCCGCCTGTGCTTCGGAGAGGagtatccccccaccccaagccagaACTTTCAGAAGCTCATCATGGCCCAT GTTGAGCCCGTGTTTGCACGGGAGCTCTTCCTTCATGCCCAGCGCATGGGGCCACTGTCACAGCGCGACTCCTCACAGCTGCATGCCACTGATGCTTCCAGCCACATCACCCAGATCCTGAAACAGCTgtgccagccctga